In Labeo rohita strain BAU-BD-2019 unplaced genomic scaffold, IGBB_LRoh.1.0 scaffold_515, whole genome shotgun sequence, one genomic interval encodes:
- the LOC127160978 gene encoding sialoadhesin — protein MGSSALPLILSLLSLIHAGLTQAKPVVKVTPDHRVFRGETVTLTCDIQEGRNIQWTYSWFKNRYNYYPYRTTTAEISFRADYLSDSGEYSCIGERSDSQRSDISAAVTLTVSGE, from the exons ATGGGCTCCAGTGCGCTGCCTCTCATTCTCT CGTTGTTGTCCCTCATCCACGCTGGACTCACTCAAG CCAAACCTGTAGTGAAGGTGACGCCAGATCATCGTGTGTTCAGAGGAGAGACAGTCACTCTTACATGTGACATACAGGAAGGAAGAAACATTCAGTGGACATACAGCTGGTTTAAAAATAGATACAATTACTATCCATacagaacaacaacagcagAGATTAGTTTCAGAGCTGATTATCTGTCTGATAGTGGTGAATACAGCTGTATAGGAGAGAGATCAGACTCACAGAGATCAGACATCAGTGCTGCTGTTACACTGACTGTATCAGGTGAGTGA